One window of the Deltaproteobacteria bacterium genome contains the following:
- a CDS encoding ATP-binding cassette domain-containing protein: MSAPLLTLANFRVAFGSQLVLADVSLTVARQGMTVLVGPAGSGKSTLLRTLAGLNSAQPALVVGGQALFEGASLMAEPRPPIAYVMQKARFFVESVRENLASALPRRHELDRAGQRERVTGLLFANGLAELASNLDREVVTLPLGVQRRLAVAREVTCDPKLLLVDEPTAGLEEVDAEPLVELLRRHASERAVLVVTHNQAHARALGGTAALLAEGRIQEVSPTQAFFAAPWSAAGRVFVRTGGYSAPALDEDSARPISSATPVIQARPSTANPPVPSFYGPRGFYWVHQGRLGGLPRPGIVASLDDDLRGLQRLGVTRLVTLEETATVPVEALRGHGVRSVHFPIADMGVPDVMAALELCGAIEDALRAGEVVAFHCRAGMGRTGTLLACQLIFEGVSACLALETVRQINPRCIQSQEQADFLARFERAREARVVTPLANPLVTAPDTGRNPQS; this comes from the coding sequence ATGAGTGCGCCGTTGCTGACGCTCGCCAATTTTCGGGTGGCCTTCGGTTCGCAGCTGGTGCTGGCCGACGTGAGCCTGACGGTGGCGCGGCAGGGGATGACTGTCCTCGTGGGGCCCGCCGGCTCTGGGAAGTCGACGCTGCTGCGCACGCTGGCCGGGCTGAACTCGGCCCAGCCTGCTCTCGTGGTGGGCGGCCAGGCGCTCTTCGAGGGCGCTTCGCTGATGGCAGAGCCCAGGCCTCCCATCGCGTATGTGATGCAGAAGGCTCGCTTCTTCGTGGAGTCGGTGCGGGAGAACCTGGCCTCGGCGCTGCCGAGGCGGCATGAGCTGGATCGGGCCGGACAGCGTGAGCGGGTAACTGGGCTGCTGTTTGCCAATGGCCTGGCCGAGCTCGCCTCAAACCTCGACCGCGAGGTGGTCACCCTTCCTCTGGGCGTGCAGCGTCGGCTGGCGGTGGCGCGCGAGGTGACCTGTGACCCCAAGCTCCTCCTGGTGGACGAGCCGACCGCCGGCCTCGAGGAGGTCGACGCCGAGCCGCTCGTGGAGCTGCTCCGCCGGCACGCCTCAGAGCGTGCCGTGCTGGTGGTCACGCACAACCAGGCCCATGCCCGCGCGCTGGGCGGGACTGCGGCGCTTCTGGCCGAGGGCCGCATTCAGGAGGTCTCGCCCACCCAGGCGTTCTTTGCAGCTCCCTGGAGCGCGGCGGGCCGCGTTTTCGTACGCACGGGCGGCTACAGCGCGCCAGCTCTGGACGAGGACAGTGCTCGACCCATTTCGAGCGCCACCCCCGTGATCCAAGCGCGACCCAGCACGGCGAATCCGCCGGTGCCGAGCTTCTACGGCCCACGAGGATTCTATTGGGTGCATCAGGGCCGTCTCGGCGGGCTGCCGCGCCCGGGAATTGTGGCAAGCCTCGACGACGACCTCCGGGGCCTCCAACGGCTGGGCGTCACGCGCCTGGTGACTCTCGAAGAAACAGCGACCGTTCCCGTCGAGGCGTTGCGGGGCCACGGCGTTCGTTCGGTCCACTTCCCGATCGCGGACATGGGCGTGCCCGATGTGATGGCCGCCCTGGAGCTCTGCGGCGCGATCGAGGACGCGCTCCGGGCCGGTGAGGTGGTGGCCTTTCACTGCCGCGCGGGCATGGGCCGCACCGGCACCCTCTTGGCGTGCCAGCTCATCTTCGAGGGTGTCTCCGCGTGTCTGGCTCTCGAGACCGTGAGGCAGATCAACCCGCGTTGCATCCAATCGCAGGAACAGGCCGACTTCCTCGCGCGGTTCGAGCGCGCCCGCGAAGCCCGGGTGGTCACGCCACTCGCCAATCCTCTCGTCACCGCCCCGGATACGGGGCGTAACCCGCAGTCCTAG
- a CDS encoding DUF1269 domain-containing protein, with translation MALKLGVVIFDDADRAGEVLTGYRELHPSDEWAENVGVIERRKSGRIAMYGALGSDVNWEEEGVEPLLGVSVGGMTGLLLGALAGPPGIAIGGAAGAAMGGLLGGVDEETVNGTMFDIIRGKLAKNSSALALLADDRHVDDLLSSTRRGAREVYEQPIRDELKGRLEEALREAAQKPMASSTGAGLHEKAP, from the coding sequence ATGGCTTTGAAGCTCGGGGTGGTGATCTTCGACGACGCGGATCGGGCGGGCGAGGTGCTCACCGGATACCGGGAGCTCCATCCAAGCGACGAGTGGGCTGAGAACGTCGGCGTCATCGAGCGCCGAAAGAGTGGTCGGATCGCCATGTACGGCGCGCTCGGGAGCGACGTGAACTGGGAGGAAGAAGGCGTTGAGCCCCTCCTGGGCGTCTCGGTCGGCGGCATGACCGGCTTGCTCCTGGGCGCGCTCGCGGGGCCTCCCGGAATTGCCATCGGCGGAGCAGCGGGCGCGGCAATGGGCGGCCTGCTCGGCGGCGTGGACGAAGAGACCGTGAATGGGACGATGTTCGACATCATCCGCGGCAAGCTCGCCAAGAACAGCTCTGCGCTGGCCCTCCTCGCGGACGATCGGCACGTGGACGACCTGCTGAGCTCGACCCGCCGCGGCGCTCGGGAGGTGTACGAGCAGCCCATCCGAGACGAGCTCAAGGGGCGCTTGGAAGAAGCGCTTCGTGAGGCAGCGCAGAAGCCAATGGCTTCCAGCACGGGTGCCGGTCTCCACGAGAAGGCTCCCTAG
- a CDS encoding PAS domain-containing protein, producing MASENHQAARHSLDWSSVARLIGELSRVPMVVLDECGRVQHLSSAAEAALGWSREAIQGSEFFARLSPVSAASARSWLQEAFLGIHRRHTFEATTPDARTLHVAIEANPFGVPGQRGLLVLVESASEVQLAPETDRAVDFEYRVSIVPAEFGSLLSRSDGGRVAFGSKQQRCHQAIFGRDSRCTDCPLKNPDEPWPRVAVRVETDSQRFIKVLHASSRGPTEAQISVRSLPETTYGALQEARIRQLAAQAKLSGREHDILKYLLMGRAVQDIATILGITRRTVRFHQQNVLTKLGADSRLDLMRLIL from the coding sequence ATGGCTTCGGAAAATCACCAAGCTGCACGCCATTCGCTCGACTGGTCATCCGTCGCCCGACTGATCGGAGAGCTGTCGCGGGTCCCGATGGTGGTCCTGGACGAGTGCGGGCGGGTTCAGCATTTGAGCTCGGCTGCTGAGGCGGCGCTCGGCTGGAGTCGCGAAGCGATCCAGGGATCTGAATTCTTCGCTCGCCTCAGCCCGGTCAGCGCGGCGTCCGCGCGGAGCTGGCTGCAAGAGGCTTTTCTCGGCATCCATCGCCGGCACACGTTCGAGGCCACCACGCCGGATGCTCGGACGCTCCACGTCGCCATCGAAGCCAATCCCTTCGGGGTACCCGGCCAGCGCGGCTTGCTCGTGTTGGTCGAGTCTGCGAGCGAAGTGCAGCTGGCGCCGGAGACCGACCGGGCTGTGGATTTCGAATATCGGGTCTCGATCGTCCCCGCAGAATTCGGCTCCCTCCTCTCGCGCTCCGATGGCGGGCGTGTGGCCTTCGGCTCGAAGCAGCAACGCTGTCACCAGGCCATCTTCGGGCGGGACTCGCGGTGCACCGACTGCCCGCTGAAGAATCCGGACGAGCCCTGGCCACGGGTCGCGGTACGCGTCGAGACCGATAGTCAGCGATTCATCAAGGTCCTGCATGCGAGCTCCCGCGGGCCAACCGAAGCACAGATCTCGGTGCGAAGTCTGCCGGAGACCACCTACGGCGCCCTCCAGGAGGCCCGCATTCGCCAGCTGGCCGCGCAGGCCAAGCTCTCGGGACGCGAGCACGACATTCTCAAGTACCTCCTCATGGGCCGCGCTGTGCAGGACATCGCGACCATCCTCGGGATCACGCGCCGCACGGTGCGATTCCACCAGCAGAACGTGCTGACCAAGCTGGGCGCGGATTCGCGGCTTGATCTGATGCGCCTCATTCTTTGA
- a CDS encoding TetR/AcrR family transcriptional regulator yields MPSPYLMDIHVEQMCQLDTRVHDASCWRLEHEPAGGQATMGRTATITDERLLEAARAEFLAHGIRATSRAIAQRAGVSPGMLFLRFGSKEALFAAAMNMRNETLDLPLDLLARVGKGSVRDTLVDVGERLLDKLFFTLPGQLMAWANPDSDPDSAQGDRQAEDFHQRRFPALQLVVDYLRAEARLGRIKLADPFVVAQAFSGSLWFFAYGQVMAGKRRAPQAASSHRAFVQCLVDTLWGGLQP; encoded by the coding sequence TTGCCGAGCCCATACCTCATGGATATTCATGTTGAACAAATGTGTCAACTTGACACGAGAGTCCACGACGCAAGTTGCTGGCGGCTCGAGCACGAGCCGGCCGGCGGGCAGGCGACCATGGGACGAACCGCAACCATCACGGATGAGCGCCTTCTCGAGGCCGCGCGCGCGGAGTTCCTCGCACACGGCATTCGCGCCACGTCGCGGGCGATTGCGCAACGGGCGGGCGTCTCCCCGGGGATGCTCTTCCTCCGCTTCGGGAGCAAGGAGGCGCTCTTCGCGGCGGCGATGAACATGAGGAACGAGACGCTGGACCTGCCGCTGGACCTCCTCGCGCGGGTGGGAAAGGGTTCCGTCCGCGACACCCTCGTCGACGTCGGCGAGCGGTTGCTCGACAAGCTCTTCTTCACCCTGCCGGGACAGCTCATGGCCTGGGCCAATCCGGATTCAGATCCGGATTCAGCTCAGGGAGACCGACAGGCCGAGGATTTCCACCAGCGCCGGTTCCCGGCCCTCCAGTTGGTGGTCGACTACTTGCGGGCGGAGGCGCGGCTCGGGCGGATCAAGCTCGCCGACCCGTTCGTGGTGGCGCAGGCCTTCAGCGGGTCGCTCTGGTTCTTCGCGTACGGGCAGGTGATGGCCGGGAAGCGCCGGGCTCCCCAAGCCGCGTCCTCCCATCGCGCGTTCGTTCAATGCCTGGTCGACACGCTCTGGGGTGGACTCCAGCCGTAG
- a CDS encoding TetR/AcrR family transcriptional regulator, whose translation MGRQRSARTETRILEAALKVFAAMGPDAPKIDDFAQAAGISRGTFYNHFESVEELLAATSEWTTREIVEVIEAALEGISEPGLRFGLGLRLFFSMAQQDPVWCRFVARMWKVGGLELPLRDLERGVRLGVFRAPSAAVARDFIFGGIREALLQIGEGRSSAAYGAQITELCLQALGADVLRIAAILRHPLPRVPSHPVPTRQGGVTP comes from the coding sequence GTGGGGCGTCAGCGCAGCGCGCGCACCGAGACCCGAATTCTCGAGGCCGCCCTCAAGGTCTTTGCGGCAATGGGCCCCGACGCGCCGAAAATCGACGACTTCGCGCAGGCCGCCGGCATTTCGCGAGGCACGTTCTACAACCATTTCGAGAGCGTCGAAGAGCTCCTGGCCGCGACCAGCGAGTGGACCACGCGCGAAATCGTCGAGGTCATCGAGGCGGCCCTCGAGGGCATCTCGGAGCCGGGGCTCAGGTTCGGTCTCGGGCTCCGACTCTTCTTCTCCATGGCCCAGCAGGATCCGGTCTGGTGTCGCTTCGTTGCCCGGATGTGGAAGGTGGGGGGCCTGGAGCTGCCGCTGCGCGACCTGGAGCGAGGCGTCCGGCTCGGCGTCTTTCGTGCGCCGAGCGCGGCGGTAGCGCGGGACTTCATCTTTGGAGGCATCCGCGAGGCGCTGCTGCAGATCGGCGAGGGGCGAAGCTCAGCGGCCTACGGCGCGCAAATCACCGAGCTCTGCCTGCAGGCGCTCGGGGCCGACGTGCTTCGAATCGCGGCCATCCTGCGCCACCCGCTGCCGCGCGTTCCTTCTCATCCGGTGCCAACGCGCCAAGGAGGGGTGACCCCATGA
- a CDS encoding AraC family transcriptional regulator ligand-binding domain-containing protein, with product MSYISKEFVRPFATVLRAQGYCPTGIARRLGDYGECDTLPLLLPADKVAQFCADGAALLGDPDLGLHSALALPPGSLGVLEFGPQVAPTGRAAVEFVVQHFSLLRPVSRLRLENSHWPWRVTFTPPADGPPNWELAEHEVALVVRILRAAIGADFVAERATFTQRRSGSEREFEQFLGTSKVEFGQRSTSLVLGAAAVQRTPPKADAGLFAFLSARATRELEEVRIRVVPSFIREQLASMLGKQAPTLSRLAVKLRMSTRTLQRRLEQSDTNFHELLDAVRAEKATHLLDTTVLPIDEVSAQLGYSSPRAFLRAFRRWTSTTPTQWRRRGDVLRAPPAA from the coding sequence ATGTCCTACATCTCCAAAGAATTCGTCCGTCCGTTTGCGACGGTCCTTCGCGCGCAGGGGTACTGCCCCACCGGCATCGCGCGACGCCTGGGCGATTACGGGGAGTGCGACACCCTCCCGCTGCTTCTCCCGGCGGACAAGGTGGCCCAGTTCTGCGCGGATGGCGCCGCCCTCCTGGGCGACCCAGACCTTGGCCTGCACAGCGCGCTGGCGCTGCCACCCGGTTCGCTGGGCGTGCTGGAGTTCGGCCCACAGGTCGCGCCCACGGGTCGCGCCGCGGTCGAGTTCGTCGTCCAGCACTTCTCGCTCTTGCGGCCAGTGAGCCGCCTGCGGCTGGAGAATTCGCATTGGCCGTGGCGGGTCACGTTCACTCCCCCGGCAGATGGTCCGCCGAACTGGGAGCTCGCTGAACACGAGGTGGCGCTCGTGGTTCGGATTCTGCGCGCCGCAATCGGGGCGGACTTCGTGGCCGAGCGCGCCACCTTCACGCAGCGACGGTCTGGCTCGGAGAGAGAGTTCGAGCAATTCCTCGGCACCAGCAAGGTGGAGTTTGGCCAGCGCTCGACCTCGCTCGTGCTCGGGGCGGCGGCGGTGCAGCGGACACCGCCCAAGGCGGATGCAGGCCTCTTCGCCTTCCTGTCTGCACGTGCGACGCGCGAGCTCGAAGAGGTCCGGATTCGAGTGGTGCCCTCGTTCATCCGGGAGCAGCTGGCCAGCATGCTGGGGAAGCAGGCACCCACGCTCAGCAGGTTGGCCGTGAAGCTCCGCATGAGCACGCGGACGCTCCAGCGCCGGCTCGAGCAGTCGGACACCAACTTCCACGAGCTCCTCGATGCCGTCCGCGCGGAGAAGGCCACCCACCTGCTCGACACCACGGTCCTGCCCATCGACGAGGTGTCGGCCCAGCTGGGCTACTCCAGCCCCCGCGCCTTCCTTCGTGCATTCCGCCGATGGACCTCGACCACGCCCACGCAATGGCGGCGCCGCGGCGATGTCCTCCGCGCTCCGCCAGCGGCCTGA
- a CDS encoding DUF1269 domain-containing protein has translation MALKLGVVIFSGAERAQEILTQFQETHLGDPWIEHIGMIERRKSGKIAVYGVLGADGYWAEEGSTPLLGTALGALTGLLVGAVAGPAGIGAGGALGAAVGGLLGTTDEEEADHTIFDIIRAKLLKNSSALVLLAEDTYVDELVVSTRAEAVDIYQSVVREELRGRLEEALREAAAKEDSGSRSQSPHPPAL, from the coding sequence ATGGCCTTGAAGTTGGGCGTCGTCATCTTCTCGGGGGCCGAGCGGGCTCAGGAGATCCTGACCCAGTTTCAGGAGACCCACCTCGGCGACCCGTGGATCGAGCACATCGGCATGATCGAGCGGCGCAAGAGCGGAAAGATCGCGGTGTACGGCGTGCTCGGAGCAGACGGCTACTGGGCGGAGGAGGGATCCACTCCACTCCTCGGCACCGCGTTGGGCGCGCTCACCGGGCTTCTCGTTGGCGCGGTGGCTGGGCCGGCGGGCATTGGCGCCGGCGGGGCCCTCGGGGCCGCGGTGGGCGGCCTGCTCGGAACCACGGACGAAGAAGAAGCGGACCACACGATCTTCGACATCATCCGCGCCAAGCTTCTCAAGAACAGCTCTGCGCTGGTCCTCCTCGCCGAGGACACGTACGTAGACGAGTTGGTCGTCTCCACCCGCGCGGAGGCCGTCGACATTTACCAGAGTGTGGTCCGCGAGGAGCTCCGCGGGCGCCTGGAAGAGGCCCTGCGCGAGGCGGCTGCGAAGGAAGACTCCGGCTCGCGGTCGCAGTCTCCCCACCCACCGGCATTGTGA
- a CDS encoding DoxX family protein: MNTALWIAQGFTALALMLTGLVKVIVPREKLATRMHWAATWPPGRIKLLGLAEVAGAAGLVLPIATGIAPVLTPIAALCCAVLMGGAVQTHRRLGEGFAPALILGVLCLGIAAGRFAGLGTMG; encoded by the coding sequence ATGAACACCGCACTCTGGATCGCTCAAGGTTTCACCGCATTGGCGCTGATGCTCACCGGCCTGGTCAAGGTGATCGTGCCGCGCGAGAAGCTCGCCACACGAATGCACTGGGCCGCGACTTGGCCGCCAGGGCGCATCAAGCTGCTCGGGCTCGCCGAGGTTGCGGGCGCAGCAGGGTTGGTGCTCCCGATCGCGACGGGCATTGCGCCGGTGCTGACCCCCATCGCCGCGCTGTGCTGCGCGGTGTTGATGGGCGGCGCCGTTCAAACCCATCGGCGACTCGGCGAGGGCTTCGCGCCCGCCCTGATTCTGGGCGTCCTGTGCCTGGGGATCGCGGCGGGGCGCTTCGCTGGCCTCGGTACGATGGGGTGA
- a CDS encoding DUF2621 family protein, producing the protein MFYGVTHVDPPVRTLSRALTFYVGTLGFERRRAGDGWVELDGGSVALRLVEIADPECRATLRLQVRDVTAAMQALLHVGARPVHAPLRTPQLELSASVLDLDGNRLVLWRELTEDEYGFEPELPTTTQWVGEAEELQKRLLQHVPALFRALARRKVVRVVEELAAETADRRVTPLLVVRGYILASAKVTRYRLHEPLRACGYDPNDFRAEFEA; encoded by the coding sequence ATGTTCTACGGCGTGACCCATGTGGACCCGCCTGTCCGCACCCTTTCTCGGGCGCTGACTTTCTACGTCGGCACCCTGGGGTTCGAGAGGCGAAGGGCGGGCGATGGTTGGGTCGAGCTCGACGGCGGCAGCGTCGCCTTGCGACTCGTCGAGATCGCCGACCCGGAATGCCGAGCCACCCTGCGGCTGCAGGTTCGTGACGTGACAGCCGCGATGCAGGCGCTGCTCCATGTGGGCGCGCGGCCCGTGCATGCGCCGCTCCGCACGCCTCAGCTGGAGCTGTCGGCGTCTGTACTGGATTTGGACGGGAACAGGCTCGTGCTTTGGCGCGAGCTCACCGAAGACGAGTACGGATTCGAGCCCGAGCTTCCAACCACGACGCAGTGGGTGGGCGAGGCCGAGGAACTCCAGAAGCGCCTCCTCCAGCATGTGCCGGCGCTCTTCCGCGCGCTCGCGCGTCGCAAGGTCGTGAGGGTGGTGGAGGAGCTGGCCGCCGAGACCGCGGACCGTCGGGTCACGCCGCTGCTGGTTGTGCGCGGCTACATCCTCGCGAGCGCCAAGGTCACCCGCTATCGGCTGCATGAGCCGCTGCGCGCCTGCGGCTACGACCCCAACGACTTCCGGGCGGAGTTCGAGGCGTGA